From a region of the Janthinobacterium sp. 61 genome:
- a CDS encoding flagellar protein FliT, with amino-acid sequence MTNKMVVAARSSDWDGLDTLENQCASAASTTMTGKVPALAGATRQRKIDLLKQILANDREIRAITEPWMTQLPNAMQGSRAHM; translated from the coding sequence ATGACCAACAAAATGGTCGTCGCCGCACGTTCGAGCGACTGGGATGGCTTGGACACCCTGGAAAACCAGTGCGCCAGCGCCGCCAGCACGACCATGACGGGCAAAGTGCCTGCCCTGGCCGGCGCTACGCGCCAGCGCAAGATTGACTTGCTCAAGCAAATCCTGGCCAATGATCGCGAAATCCGCGCCATCACGGAACCGTGGATGACGCAACTGCCGAACGCCATGCAGGGATCGCGCGCCCACATGTAG